From Streptomyces sp. 6-11-2, one genomic window encodes:
- a CDS encoding cytochrome c oxidase subunit 4: MKVEALLFGGVALFFGGSAALYGVWSGEPAGTAALVIACGMAALVSFFCLIQYRRKGVRPQDRREAEVADAAGPLEFFPPESTWPIVTALGFSVSALGVVYGVWLFLIGLGVLVRGVAGMAFQYVHRGE; this comes from the coding sequence ATGAAGGTGGAAGCCCTGCTCTTCGGCGGCGTCGCACTCTTCTTCGGCGGCAGCGCCGCCCTGTACGGCGTCTGGTCGGGCGAGCCGGCCGGCACGGCGGCGCTGGTCATCGCGTGCGGAATGGCGGCGCTGGTCTCCTTCTTCTGCCTGATCCAGTACCGGCGCAAGGGAGTGCGCCCGCAGGACCGCCGTGAGGCCGAGGTCGCCGACGCCGCCGGGCCGCTGGAGTTCTTCCCGCCCGAGAGCACCTGGCCGATCGTCACCGCGCTGGGCTTCTCGGTCAGCGCGCTGGGCGTGGTCTACGGGGTGTGGCTGTTCCTCATCGGTCTCGGGGTGCTGGTGCGGGGGGTGGCGGGGATGGCGTTCCAGTACGTTCACCGGGGCGAGTGA
- a CDS encoding ubiquinol-cytochrome c reductase cytochrome b subunit — protein sequence MRKAFPEHWSFLLGELALYSLLVLVLTGVWLTLFFQPGMREVAYAGSYAPLRGVLMSEAFDSTLRISFDIRGGLLLRQTHHWAALVFVAAIGAHLLRIFFTGAFRRPREINWVIGVTLFALSVAEGFAGYSLPDDLLSGTGLRIAQAIVLSLPVIGTYASFLVFGGQFPGHEIIPRLYSLHILLLPGVLIALVVAHLLLVFHLKHTQWRGPGRGGRNVRGKPLFPQFTASSLGLQFTVFGVLVLLAGIAQINPVWTYGPYQPDQASTGSQPDWYVGFLEGSLRLMPAWETNVAGHTIMWNAFLPAVVLPGLLFAVLYAYPFAEQWLTGEWHQEQHLCDRPRERPVRTGLGVAGLVFYGVLLLEGGNDIIAAAFRVSVNTITWVLRIALVLAPVAAFLVTRALCHALLAREQEILAEGEETGEVRQSITGGYESDHRAVGSRRPGAPAGPVVTRPGERTGTPSPPPPAPAPRDR from the coding sequence ATGCGCAAGGCGTTCCCCGAGCACTGGTCGTTCCTGCTCGGCGAGCTCGCCCTGTACAGCCTGCTCGTGCTGGTCCTGACCGGCGTGTGGCTGACGCTGTTCTTCCAGCCGGGGATGCGTGAGGTCGCCTACGCCGGGTCGTACGCGCCACTGCGCGGGGTGCTCATGTCGGAGGCGTTCGACTCCACCCTGCGCATCAGCTTCGACATCCGCGGCGGACTGCTGCTGCGGCAGACCCACCACTGGGCGGCGCTCGTCTTCGTCGCCGCGATCGGCGCGCACCTGCTGCGGATCTTCTTCACCGGTGCCTTCCGCAGGCCCAGGGAGATCAACTGGGTCATCGGGGTGACGCTGTTCGCCCTCTCCGTCGCCGAGGGTTTCGCGGGCTACTCCCTGCCCGACGACCTGCTCTCCGGCACCGGGCTGCGCATCGCCCAGGCGATCGTGCTGTCCTTGCCGGTGATCGGCACCTACGCGAGTTTCCTCGTGTTCGGCGGCCAGTTCCCGGGGCACGAGATCATCCCCCGGCTGTACAGCCTGCACATCCTGCTGCTGCCGGGCGTCCTGATCGCGCTGGTCGTCGCGCACCTGCTCCTGGTCTTCCATCTCAAGCACACCCAGTGGCGCGGCCCGGGCCGCGGCGGCCGCAACGTGCGCGGCAAACCGCTCTTCCCCCAGTTCACCGCCTCCTCGCTGGGCCTGCAGTTCACCGTCTTCGGCGTGCTGGTCCTGCTCGCCGGGATCGCCCAGATCAACCCGGTGTGGACGTACGGCCCCTACCAGCCGGACCAGGCGTCCACGGGCTCCCAGCCGGACTGGTACGTCGGGTTCCTGGAGGGCTCGCTGCGGCTGATGCCGGCCTGGGAGACGAACGTGGCCGGGCACACGATCATGTGGAACGCCTTCCTGCCGGCGGTGGTCCTGCCGGGGCTGCTGTTCGCCGTCCTGTACGCGTACCCGTTCGCCGAGCAGTGGCTGACGGGGGAGTGGCACCAGGAACAGCACCTGTGCGACCGGCCGCGGGAGCGCCCCGTCCGCACCGGCCTCGGCGTCGCCGGGCTCGTGTTCTACGGCGTGCTGCTGCTGGAGGGCGGCAACGACATCATCGCGGCCGCCTTCCGGGTCTCCGTGAACACGATCACCTGGGTGCTGCGGATCGCGCTCGTGCTGGCTCCCGTCGCCGCCTTCCTGGTCACCCGGGCCCTGTGCCACGCCCTGCTGGCCAGGGAACAGGAGATCCTCGCCGAGGGCGAGGAGACCGGTGAGGTGCGGCAGTCCATCACCGGGGGCTACGAGAGCGACCACCGCGCCGTCGGGTCGCGCCGCCCCGGAGCCCCGGCGGGGCCGGTCGTCACTCGCCCCGGTGAACGTACTGGAACGCCATCCCCGCCACCCCCCGCACCAGCACCCCGAGACCGATGA
- a CDS encoding WXG100 family type VII secretion target, protein MSHTFEELVAKQRAADEAHDRVEQLRQNYGPPAQAQWTGTQSETYETAWRAWRDLARDLQAALSEYASDAGKPRTEIEAGVERAARSAPEAGEGGRDEGGGAEEP, encoded by the coding sequence GTGTCACACACCTTCGAAGAGCTCGTGGCCAAGCAGCGGGCGGCCGACGAGGCACACGACCGGGTCGAGCAGCTGCGGCAGAACTACGGACCGCCCGCGCAGGCGCAGTGGACCGGAACGCAGAGCGAGACGTACGAGACGGCCTGGCGGGCCTGGCGGGACCTGGCCCGTGATCTCCAGGCCGCCCTGAGCGAGTACGCGAGCGACGCGGGCAAGCCGCGCACCGAGATCGAGGCCGGCGTGGAGAGGGCCGCGCGGTCGGCCCCGGAGGCGGGCGAAGGCGGCCGGGACGAGGGCGGCGGAGCGGAGGAGCCGTGA
- a CDS encoding SpoIIE family protein phosphatase, with the protein MTNVVSEGATARRTTTPRAELALRTLTSAPATADRLRRVLEQALVFTGAAFAGVYIRAATGELLCLSESVGVPRTLYGLRDSYPLAGGSPAADACRSGRPVWLRPEDLAGSAAFRRMPAEDVFSLAALPLRGPDGGVLLAVTDEPGGFDGEGRACLELIAEAVACPDAAEAVQGEELPPDAFSLAMDSGRVEVGDRILDLFGITRPGFDGKVETLLALTVPEDLPSLMSVVEADHMSIGERELEFRALRPGGQPRWLRLRGRLLPGGEGRPARLVGTVADASTLRPGVNDVARVQRLAAALATAGTVRDVGQAVVSALRAPLRADRIALAELENDRLVVTVLDPPEPDAWPELWRLQWRTEWPDAPVRAMPTLAAALREGRAQIWPAGATLEPALADVGPGGLAVLPLPAAGRMAGACLIGWDTPHDFGPDERALLTASAGLAGQALLRARAFDAEHELVGMLQRTLLPSRLPQLPGAEAVARYLPATAGLEVGGDWYDVIPLPDHRVALVIGDVQGHNAGAATLMGQMRTALRAYAAEGHPPDVVVSHANRLLLEMETDLFATCAYVEVDMEQGSAWCVRAGHPPLVLRHPDGRTEIAEAEGGPPLGVLTQADFPMTPLRLQPGTVLALTTDGLVESADADIDVGMARLAHDLAAADPSHLGLVADVLLTGAGRDDDIALLLMRYDGMAVRPLRESWSVWRVPEAVRHARRFTRRTLRSWGVTEDTDAVLLVVSELVTNALVHTDGQVRLDLTLVNRRLRVAVADASPRTPVKPTSIGWQATGGRGILLVEAMSATWGTVPAGGGKQVWSELAL; encoded by the coding sequence TGTGGTCAGTGAGGGCGCTACTGCACGAAGAACGACAACCCCGCGGGCCGAACTCGCTCTCAGAACGCTCACCTCCGCACCGGCGACCGCCGACCGGCTGCGCCGCGTGCTGGAGCAGGCCCTGGTCTTCACCGGGGCCGCGTTCGCCGGCGTCTACATCCGTGCCGCGACGGGCGAGCTGCTGTGCCTGTCCGAGTCGGTCGGCGTCCCGCGGACCCTGTACGGGCTGCGGGACAGCTACCCCCTGGCCGGAGGGTCCCCCGCGGCGGACGCCTGCCGCTCCGGCCGGCCCGTGTGGCTGCGACCCGAGGACCTCGCCGGCTCCGCCGCCTTCCGGCGGATGCCGGCCGAAGACGTCTTCTCCCTGGCCGCGTTACCCCTGCGCGGGCCGGACGGCGGCGTGCTGCTCGCCGTCACCGACGAGCCGGGCGGCTTCGACGGCGAGGGCCGCGCGTGCCTCGAACTGATCGCCGAGGCCGTCGCGTGCCCCGACGCCGCGGAGGCCGTCCAGGGCGAGGAACTGCCGCCGGACGCGTTCAGCCTCGCCATGGACAGCGGGAGAGTGGAGGTCGGCGACCGCATCCTGGACCTGTTCGGCATCACCCGGCCCGGCTTCGACGGCAAGGTCGAGACACTGCTCGCGCTGACCGTGCCGGAAGACCTGCCGTCCCTGATGTCCGTGGTCGAGGCCGACCACATGTCCATCGGCGAACGCGAGCTGGAGTTCCGCGCCCTGCGACCGGGCGGCCAACCCAGGTGGCTGCGGCTGCGCGGACGGCTGCTGCCCGGCGGCGAGGGCCGTCCGGCCCGCCTGGTCGGCACCGTCGCCGACGCCTCCACGCTGCGCCCCGGCGTCAACGACGTCGCCCGCGTCCAGCGGCTCGCCGCCGCCCTGGCGACCGCGGGCACCGTCCGGGACGTCGGCCAGGCGGTGGTGTCCGCGCTGCGCGCACCGCTGCGGGCCGACCGGATCGCGCTCGCCGAGCTGGAGAACGACCGGCTCGTCGTCACCGTCCTCGACCCGCCCGAACCGGATGCCTGGCCCGAGCTGTGGCGCCTTCAGTGGCGCACCGAGTGGCCGGACGCGCCCGTGCGGGCCATGCCCACCCTGGCCGCCGCCCTGCGCGAGGGCCGCGCCCAGATCTGGCCCGCCGGGGCCACCCTCGAACCGGCCCTCGCCGACGTCGGCCCGGGCGGCCTCGCGGTGCTGCCGCTGCCCGCGGCCGGCCGCATGGCGGGCGCCTGCCTGATCGGCTGGGACACCCCGCACGACTTCGGCCCCGACGAACGCGCCCTGCTCACCGCCTCGGCCGGCCTGGCCGGACAGGCCCTGCTGCGCGCCCGCGCCTTCGACGCCGAGCACGAACTCGTCGGCATGCTCCAGCGCACCCTGCTGCCCAGCCGCCTGCCGCAACTGCCCGGCGCCGAGGCCGTGGCCCGCTATCTGCCGGCCACGGCCGGACTGGAGGTCGGCGGCGACTGGTACGACGTGATCCCGCTGCCCGACCACCGCGTGGCCCTCGTCATCGGCGACGTGCAGGGCCACAACGCGGGCGCCGCCACCCTGATGGGCCAGATGCGCACCGCCCTGCGCGCCTACGCAGCCGAGGGCCACCCGCCGGACGTGGTGGTCTCGCACGCCAACCGCCTCCTGCTGGAGATGGAGACCGACCTGTTCGCCACCTGCGCCTACGTCGAGGTCGACATGGAACAGGGCTCCGCCTGGTGCGTACGCGCCGGACACCCTCCGTTGGTGCTGCGCCACCCGGACGGCCGTACCGAGATCGCGGAGGCCGAGGGCGGGCCCCCGCTCGGCGTGCTGACGCAGGCCGACTTCCCGATGACCCCGCTGCGGCTGCAACCCGGCACGGTGCTCGCCCTGACCACCGACGGCCTGGTGGAGTCCGCGGACGCCGACATCGACGTGGGCATGGCCCGACTCGCCCACGACCTGGCCGCCGCCGACCCCTCCCATCTCGGCCTGGTCGCCGACGTCCTGCTGACCGGCGCGGGCCGCGACGACGACATCGCGCTGCTGCTGATGCGCTACGACGGCATGGCCGTACGCCCGCTCAGGGAGAGCTGGTCGGTGTGGCGGGTGCCCGAAGCGGTCCGGCACGCCCGCCGCTTCACCCGGCGCACCCTGCGTTCCTGGGGCGTCACGGAGGACACCGACGCCGTGCTCCTCGTGGTGTCCGAGCTGGTCACCAACGCCCTCGTGCACACCGACGGCCAGGTCCGCCTGGACCTCACCCTGGTCAACCGGCGGCTGCGCGTCGCCGTCGCCGACGCCTCGCCCCGCACCCCGGTCAAGCCGACCAGCATCGGCTGGCAGGCCACCGGCGGCCGGGGCATCCTCCTCGTCGAGGCCATGTCGGCGACCTGGGGCACCGTGCCGGCCGGCGGCGGCAAGCAGGTGTGGAGCGAGCTGGCGCTCTGA